One genomic window of Sodaliphilus pleomorphus includes the following:
- a CDS encoding DUF6056 family protein yields MTLSTLTYRRSSLPGKAYLAALALAGMVFYMFNVLTTLKGDDMLYSYIIGTDYVPIRSLAGWLKSLPGLYVQENGRMANILTQLFAGVLGKPVFDVLNALMLVLLLHLVVVHVAGKARPVAVVAITMLMIFAVIPYPGETLLWMCGSLNYLWAATFTLYWLHWLHSRRNSRLMAWQQVALFLASWVAGQMNEAVTVPVALGLCMWLVATRKRPDAVLLTAMAGYSLGVLLIVCSPGAWARVRSGDVNLAGSAAWLLGRRLLVVGYKAVIYVFPATAVLLMTWEGKHHGWRKLAADLWPWIMLGCVLLLYALGDSKKPRLYFFFTLVGYIYTMRWLYCRYGSRARLRRAAAVLCALACIYPVAAVAAELRAYKAYNSAMVARIAAAPANCVLSASSYRNTVWSRRWIAPNYYDSMLYSGYNDLYERYYGKRHVAFVREPLMQRYLSANFVAGTQLVPLRSSHSRLVDTVLAVPGSSYSIIPIDSAHLDKHNCGLDFDLDPVHNRNTETPAVYYYDNKIRTHNHLPFFNIFHRGRCYLIVPAVERDVVHLRIPVVSGGKEVWVDLYR; encoded by the coding sequence ATGACCTTGTCAACGCTCACATATCGCCGCTCCTCGCTGCCGGGCAAGGCCTACCTGGCTGCCTTGGCGCTCGCTGGCATGGTTTTCTACATGTTCAATGTGCTCACCACGCTCAAGGGCGACGACATGCTGTATTCCTATATTATAGGTACCGACTATGTGCCCATCAGGTCGCTGGCGGGCTGGCTCAAGTCGCTGCCGGGCCTCTATGTGCAGGAGAATGGCCGCATGGCCAATATCCTGACCCAGCTCTTTGCCGGTGTGCTGGGCAAGCCAGTCTTTGACGTGCTCAATGCCCTGATGCTTGTGTTGCTGCTTCACCTCGTGGTGGTGCATGTGGCGGGCAAGGCACGCCCTGTGGCGGTGGTCGCCATCACCATGCTCATGATTTTTGCCGTCATTCCCTATCCAGGCGAGACGCTGCTGTGGATGTGTGGCAGTCTCAACTACCTATGGGCAGCCACCTTCACGCTCTACTGGCTGCACTGGCTGCACTCCCGTCGCAACAGTCGCCTCATGGCCTGGCAACAGGTGGCACTATTTCTTGCCAGCTGGGTGGCCGGGCAGATGAACGAGGCGGTGACGGTGCCCGTAGCGCTGGGCCTGTGCATGTGGCTTGTGGCTACGCGCAAGAGGCCCGACGCGGTGCTCTTGACTGCAATGGCGGGATACAGCCTGGGCGTGCTGCTCATCGTGTGCTCGCCTGGAGCCTGGGCACGTGTGCGCTCGGGCGACGTCAACCTTGCCGGCTCGGCAGCATGGCTGCTGGGTCGCCGCTTGCTCGTGGTGGGCTACAAGGCTGTAATCTATGTCTTTCCGGCCACGGCGGTGCTGCTCATGACTTGGGAGGGGAAGCATCACGGCTGGCGCAAGCTGGCTGCCGACTTGTGGCCTTGGATCATGCTGGGCTGCGTGCTGCTGCTCTACGCCCTGGGCGACTCCAAGAAGCCTCGCCTGTATTTCTTCTTCACCCTTGTGGGCTACATCTACACCATGCGTTGGCTCTATTGCCGCTATGGCTCCCGTGCCCGCTTGAGGCGTGCGGCGGCCGTGCTGTGTGCACTGGCTTGCATCTATCCTGTGGCGGCTGTGGCGGCCGAGCTCAGGGCCTACAAGGCTTACAACAGCGCCATGGTGGCGCGCATTGCAGCTGCCCCGGCCAACTGTGTGCTCTCTGCCTCGAGCTACCGCAACACGGTGTGGAGTCGCCGCTGGATTGCCCCCAACTACTACGACAGCATGCTCTACAGCGGCTACAACGACCTCTATGAGCGCTACTACGGCAAGCGCCATGTGGCCTTTGTGCGCGAGCCCTTGATGCAGCGCTACCTGTCGGCCAACTTTGTAGCCGGCACTCAGCTTGTGCCCTTGCGCAGCAGTCATTCCCGTCTCGTCGACACTGTGCTGGCGGTGCCTGGCTCGTCCTACTCGATCATTCCCATCGACTCGGCACATCTCGACAAGCACAATTGCGGGCTCGACTTCGACCTCGACCCCGTGCACAACCGCAACACCGAGACGCCTGCCGTGTACTACTACGACAACAAGATAAGAACACACAACCACCTGCCGTTTTTCAACATCTTTCACCGCGGGCGCTGCTATCTCATCGTGCCGGCGGTGGAGCGCGACGTTGTGCACCTGCGCATCCCTGTGGTGAGTGGCGGCAAGGAGGTGTGGGTCGACTTGTATCGATAG
- the ruvC gene encoding crossover junction endodeoxyribonuclease RuvC encodes MESEFDKIIIGIDPGTNVMGYGLLGVKGKKPSLIAMGVLKLNRYEDHYLRLRRIFERVTSLIDEYLPDEMSIEAPFYGKNVQSMLKLGRAQGVAMAAALHHDLSITEYEPRKIKQAITGTGAASKEQVAAMLQRELNIAPSEMPDFLDATDALAAALCHFYECQKPAFARGVHSWKSYIAQHPDRVKR; translated from the coding sequence ATGGAAAGCGAGTTTGACAAAATAATCATAGGCATCGACCCTGGCACCAACGTCATGGGCTACGGTTTGCTTGGCGTGAAGGGCAAGAAACCCAGCCTCATTGCCATGGGGGTGCTCAAGCTCAACCGCTACGAGGACCACTACCTGCGCCTGCGGCGCATCTTTGAGCGTGTGACAAGTCTTATCGACGAGTATCTGCCCGACGAGATGTCGATCGAAGCCCCGTTCTATGGCAAGAATGTGCAATCGATGCTCAAGCTGGGGCGTGCCCAGGGGGTGGCCATGGCGGCAGCCTTGCACCACGACTTGTCGATCACCGAGTATGAGCCGCGCAAGATAAAGCAGGCCATCACCGGCACCGGCGCGGCCAGCAAGGAGCAGGTGGCTGCCATGTTGCAGCGCGAACTTAACATTGCTCCCAGCGAGATGCCCGACTTTCTCGATGCCACCGATGCCCTGGCTGCGGCTTTGTGCCACTTCTACGAGTGCCAGAAGCCGGCTTTTGCCCGCGGGGTGCACAGCTGGAAGTCGTATATCGCCCAGCACCCCGACCGGGTGAAGCGCTGA
- a CDS encoding DUF6056 family protein: MTKNAYLCIRMWSKLKYWIADNRGYCLTMLVAVAVFGAFNVLTTLKPDDLHFAMIAGSDDKVPIAGWHDLWTSWSTISVSDNGRLANYITQFFSALAGKSWFNVANVVVFALFLHFTGLCITSRQRVPAVVALLTCVMVLLVIPYPGETMLWMCGSLNYLWSATLSVVVIAVVTLPWPWRCGWLQVVAFCLLALVAGWMQESASYPVSFGWLAWMLARRRRPRAGELAALACYVLGAVLITCSPAAWQRLADAGVGGDGSIAATILRHCRVIALRSVRYGMPVLALLVIVATWLKKGGKTVVADCWNWIWLGNVILLFILADPHKQRLYFFYVLTSYVVVARWFYVLLAERHSLMRWATVALAVATVWPAGAAFKALAGYKRGYDHVEALIAASPASCVLRSYDPPYNRWIATNHFDSASFFDYNTLFCRYYGKSSLVFLRPALYERYHRADFLTGGTLAPFASSCPQLASRIYVFRGQDYSILPVDSACIDTRYESRHMELDRQLAQPNSLTYFWLKQRGRFYMIIPPVEADVTRLEIPLLDGGRPVKVVMTRQNR, encoded by the coding sequence ATGACAAAAAATGCTTACCTTTGCATCAGGATGTGGAGCAAGTTGAAATACTGGATTGCCGATAACCGTGGCTACTGCCTGACGATGCTCGTGGCCGTGGCGGTGTTTGGCGCGTTCAATGTGCTCACCACGCTCAAGCCCGACGACCTGCACTTTGCCATGATAGCCGGCAGCGACGACAAGGTGCCCATTGCCGGCTGGCACGATTTGTGGACCTCGTGGTCGACGATTTCTGTGAGCGACAATGGCCGCTTGGCCAACTATATCACGCAATTTTTCTCGGCCTTGGCAGGGAAATCGTGGTTCAACGTGGCCAATGTGGTGGTTTTTGCTCTTTTTCTACACTTCACAGGGCTGTGCATCACCTCGCGCCAGCGCGTGCCGGCCGTGGTGGCTTTGCTCACTTGTGTCATGGTGCTGCTTGTCATTCCCTATCCCGGCGAGACCATGCTGTGGATGTGCGGGAGTCTCAACTACTTGTGGTCGGCGACCTTGTCGGTCGTCGTGATTGCCGTTGTCACACTGCCGTGGCCCTGGCGTTGCGGCTGGCTCCAAGTGGTGGCGTTCTGCTTGCTGGCGCTTGTGGCTGGCTGGATGCAGGAGAGTGCAAGCTATCCCGTGAGTTTCGGCTGGCTGGCCTGGATGCTTGCGCGCCGCCGGCGCCCGCGAGCTGGCGAGCTGGCCGCCCTGGCCTGCTATGTGCTGGGTGCCGTGCTCATCACCTGCTCGCCTGCAGCATGGCAGCGGCTGGCCGATGCCGGCGTGGGCGGCGATGGCTCGATAGCGGCGACGATCCTGCGGCACTGCCGTGTGATAGCCTTGCGCAGTGTGCGCTATGGGATGCCTGTGCTGGCACTGCTGGTCATCGTGGCTACATGGCTGAAGAAAGGCGGCAAGACGGTTGTGGCCGATTGCTGGAACTGGATTTGGCTGGGCAATGTGATTTTGCTCTTTATCCTTGCCGACCCTCACAAGCAACGTCTCTATTTCTTCTATGTGCTCACAAGCTATGTGGTGGTGGCGCGGTGGTTCTATGTGCTGCTGGCCGAGCGCCACAGCCTGATGCGCTGGGCTACGGTGGCGCTTGCCGTTGCAACAGTGTGGCCTGCCGGGGCGGCCTTCAAGGCGCTTGCCGGCTACAAGCGTGGCTACGACCATGTCGAGGCCCTCATTGCGGCATCACCGGCCAGCTGTGTGCTCCGGTCCTATGACCCGCCCTACAACCGCTGGATAGCCACCAACCATTTCGACTCGGCCAGTTTCTTCGACTACAACACGCTCTTCTGCCGCTACTACGGCAAGTCGAGCTTGGTATTTCTGCGCCCTGCGCTTTATGAGCGCTATCATCGAGCCGATTTTCTGACTGGCGGCACGCTGGCCCCGTTTGCCAGTAGCTGCCCGCAGCTCGCCAGCCGCATCTATGTGTTTCGGGGGCAGGATTATTCCATCTTGCCCGTCGACTCGGCCTGCATCGACACGCGCTATGAGTCGCGCCACATGGAGCTCGACCGCCAGCTGGCACAGCCCAACAGCCTCACCTATTTCTGGCTGAAGCAACGCGGACGATTCTACATGATTATTCCGCCCGTTGAGGCCGATGTGACACGCCTCGAGATTCCGCTTCTCGACGGCGGCCGGCCTGTGAAGGTGGTGATGACCCGTCAAAATCGATAA
- a CDS encoding leucine-rich repeat protein has product MEKNLFTFLLALVATLAQAGTIFQVDGLLYETLNTSAKTVALIGYYDKGNTATTLTVPGIVTYNNQKWQVTVIDRNAFANNTYLEKVNIHYGVKELRNSAFNGCTSLKTVQVRSSANAIGDLAFANCSSLTNVALAGNVKTISSTAFANSKKGYLYCATYRDRNSYKSRQSLASAFSSITVNPSWACDWIYYARVSAYSNCPVYIVVSKATDMTSSNPDPGECRIVGGAGPGVPLAGRSTSQGVSYIIKEVADSAFLNNTKITTVSGAWTDKARTIGIAAFAGCTALQYAYPVVDSIMARAFLNCTKLATLQLVGGNGPYYIDTQAFAGCASLTSVTLNGTLKTLGLFAFDGCTNLKEYKVTGSTVFSADNGRLFNYAKTALVHCPPACQDFTLPSTVSHFRAGAFAGNPYLKTITLPYGLTVVSSFCFEKCTNLESIFLPSTVKQILAEAFKGCTGLKLVSCNSSTPPSALSTTFSDCNEACVLQVPMANNVRNLYKAAQGWNVFKSKMSDYSSYDFIDSETPSPSFNYNRAFTITSTKGVTWNGTTYAGTVKIVKNRLNNLKDNRFINDYATYHGKKYLVNEIDDYAFTSTQGGSFTINCNAVTKINPYAFSGQTLLTSVDLPEVTLVDTAAFAGCTSLSKIGKAQKLITIGQRAFNGTAVRKFVVPATVTKIGAFAFTNCKQLTRLELQQQDNALRSWDGQFYGGNAATFKCYVPHDEYYNYQKSIANWTKYSIDPNMPTENLNCHFTPTSETMVFSTNYPVNFRGSNIEAYTLANYVPSKQMVHAQQCYQAPAATGVILSGLTQGKTYYLDRAHNTPNNVSNLLVATATAAANVYNQSVGFYYNDATQSFVRPSASKTIGMGGAYLKLPAAVAGTTKTIYIDIFGSQSKGDIDGNGTINVSDVTALINKLLGTASYSDTVCDIDGNGIVNVSDVTALIGTITH; this is encoded by the coding sequence ATGGAAAAAAATCTATTCACATTCCTACTCGCCCTCGTGGCAACACTGGCACAAGCCGGGACCATCTTTCAGGTCGACGGCTTACTCTATGAGACTTTAAACACCAGTGCAAAAACAGTGGCACTCATAGGTTACTACGACAAAGGCAACACCGCAACTACACTGACTGTGCCCGGCATCGTCACCTACAACAACCAAAAGTGGCAGGTTACAGTGATCGACAGGAACGCATTTGCCAACAATACCTACTTGGAAAAAGTCAACATCCATTATGGAGTGAAAGAATTACGCAACTCTGCCTTCAACGGCTGCACCAGCCTGAAGACAGTACAGGTGAGAAGCTCGGCAAACGCAATCGGTGACCTGGCATTTGCCAATTGCTCCTCGCTCACCAATGTCGCCCTTGCAGGAAACGTGAAGACGATAAGCAGCACTGCCTTCGCCAACTCCAAGAAGGGCTACTTGTACTGTGCCACCTACCGAGACCGCAACAGCTACAAGTCGCGACAGTCGCTGGCCTCGGCTTTCAGCAGCATCACAGTCAATCCGTCGTGGGCTTGCGACTGGATCTACTATGCCAGAGTCAGCGCTTACAGCAACTGCCCAGTGTATATTGTAGTGAGCAAAGCCACCGACATGACCAGCAGCAACCCCGATCCTGGCGAGTGCAGGATTGTGGGTGGCGCAGGCCCTGGTGTCCCCCTGGCAGGCAGAAGCACTTCGCAAGGCGTGAGCTACATTATAAAAGAGGTAGCCGATAGCGCATTTCTCAACAACACAAAAATCACCACGGTATCGGGGGCTTGGACCGACAAGGCAAGAACTATCGGCATTGCCGCATTTGCCGGCTGCACCGCGCTGCAATATGCCTATCCCGTGGTCGACTCCATCATGGCGCGTGCATTCCTTAACTGCACCAAACTGGCCACCTTGCAATTGGTGGGCGGCAATGGACCGTATTACATAGACACGCAAGCCTTCGCGGGGTGCGCATCACTCACAAGCGTCACGCTCAATGGCACACTCAAGACATTAGGACTCTTCGCATTTGACGGCTGTACCAACCTTAAAGAGTACAAGGTCACTGGGTCGACAGTATTCAGCGCCGACAACGGGCGCCTCTTCAACTACGCCAAGACGGCGCTTGTGCATTGTCCGCCGGCATGCCAGGATTTCACACTTCCGTCTACGGTGAGTCATTTCAGGGCAGGTGCCTTTGCTGGCAACCCGTATCTCAAGACCATCACACTGCCCTACGGTCTGACTGTTGTGAGCTCATTTTGCTTTGAGAAGTGCACCAACCTGGAAAGCATCTTCCTGCCCAGCACAGTCAAGCAAATCCTTGCAGAAGCCTTCAAAGGCTGCACAGGGCTCAAACTGGTGTCGTGCAACAGCTCGACCCCGCCCTCGGCATTGAGCACCACCTTTAGCGACTGCAACGAGGCGTGCGTGCTTCAGGTGCCCATGGCCAACAACGTGCGCAACCTCTACAAGGCAGCACAGGGCTGGAACGTGTTCAAGTCCAAAATGAGCGACTACAGCTCCTACGACTTCATCGACAGCGAGACACCCTCTCCCAGCTTCAACTACAACAGAGCCTTCACCATCACAAGCACCAAGGGCGTGACCTGGAACGGGACTACCTATGCCGGAACAGTAAAAATCGTAAAAAACAGACTCAACAACTTGAAAGACAACCGATTTATTAATGACTATGCCACCTACCATGGCAAAAAATACCTTGTGAACGAAATCGACGACTACGCCTTCACCAGCACGCAAGGGGGCTCATTCACAATCAACTGCAACGCCGTGACCAAAATCAACCCTTACGCATTTTCGGGGCAAACGTTGCTTACCAGTGTGGATCTGCCCGAAGTCACCCTCGTCGACACGGCGGCCTTTGCCGGTTGCACATCGCTCAGCAAGATCGGCAAAGCCCAAAAGCTCATAACGATAGGACAGCGGGCATTCAACGGCACCGCGGTAAGAAAATTTGTAGTACCAGCCACGGTGACAAAAATAGGAGCATTTGCTTTCACCAATTGCAAACAGCTGACCCGGCTTGAATTACAACAGCAGGACAACGCTCTACGGTCGTGGGACGGACAATTCTACGGTGGCAACGCAGCCACATTCAAGTGCTACGTGCCTCACGACGAATACTACAACTATCAAAAATCAATTGCCAACTGGACAAAATACTCCATCGACCCCAACATGCCCACCGAGAACCTGAACTGCCACTTCACGCCCACGAGCGAGACTATGGTCTTCAGCACCAACTATCCCGTCAACTTCCGCGGCAGCAACATCGAGGCCTACACCCTGGCCAACTACGTCCCCAGCAAGCAAATGGTGCATGCACAACAGTGCTACCAGGCTCCAGCAGCAACTGGCGTGATACTGAGCGGTCTCACCCAGGGCAAGACCTACTATCTCGACCGGGCGCATAACACCCCCAACAACGTGTCCAACCTGCTCGTGGCAACAGCGACAGCCGCGGCCAACGTCTACAACCAGAGCGTGGGCTTCTACTACAACGATGCCACACAGTCGTTTGTACGCCCCTCCGCCTCCAAAACCATAGGCATGGGCGGGGCCTACCTCAAGCTGCCCGCTGCTGTTGCAGGCACCACCAAAACGATATATATCGACATCTTCGGCTCACAGAGCAAAGGCGACATCGACGGCAACGGCACGATCAACGTGAGCGACGTGACCGCACTCATCAACAAATTGCTGGGCACGGCAAGCTACAGCGACACCGTGTGCGACATCGACGGCAACGGCATTGTCAATGTGAGCGACGTGACCGCACTCATAGGCACCATCACCCACTGA
- a CDS encoding DUF4286 family protein produces MIVFNTTFHVGEAHCQEFLAWLREEYVPRATAHGVLIHPRLHRIMGHRGADADGGVSYALQLEVASLGQLQRWNLAVGKDLMARMASRFGSRVVAFSTMMEKLEL; encoded by the coding sequence ATGATTGTTTTCAACACTACATTTCATGTGGGCGAGGCCCACTGCCAGGAGTTTCTCGCCTGGCTGCGCGAGGAGTATGTGCCCCGTGCCACTGCCCACGGCGTCTTGATCCACCCGCGCCTGCACCGCATCATGGGGCACCGCGGTGCCGATGCCGACGGCGGTGTGAGCTATGCCTTGCAGCTCGAGGTCGCCTCGCTGGGCCAGCTGCAACGCTGGAATCTTGCCGTGGGCAAGGACTTGATGGCCCGCATGGCCAGCCGTTTCGGCTCGCGTGTGGTCGCTTTCTCGACTATGATGGAAAAGCTTGAGCTGTGA
- a CDS encoding TonB-dependent receptor, producing the protein MKIKIFALLTMLMVAFGLDAQVTSSSLAGKVTLSDNNEAVIGATVIATHMPSGTRYTAVTNQSGNYAIQGMRVGGPYTVTISYIGYETKTLDKIYLTLGETYDADANLSLSSQQLQEVVVTGKSGIDATKTGAAMAFTAADIARVPSIDHSVADATRLNPFVNISQSGAMTFNGVSNRYNSFMVDGAVNNDVFGLTSNGQNGGQAGTQPISMETVDQIQVQVAPFDVRQSGFTGGSINAITKSGTNMFHGSVYGDWRNQDLIGEKYKLMNGKTSEKYQHEKTYHYGVTLGGPIIKDKLFFFANYEKANDEYNNPYKLGSSTSRIDGEVAQQLLSALQAKGYTGTFNNPDNYTKSDKGGFKLDWNINDKNKLTLGWRIVSAKQLNSNSTAGSLNATDYQYDFKSVTNSFTAELHSNINQNWANEALLSYVRVRDSRNPHGVFPMIQISGVGNGNVVFGTERSSCANGLNQDVWSFTDNVNYYRGNHTFTFGTHEEFYKFKNLFIQDNYGTYYFASPDDFYAALNGETGHVKQYRYGQANTDVTGDPRWWASFSAGQMGFYAQDQWRASRDLTLTYGLRVDIPLFFDTPSENKTFNDFAQSMTANTAISQDVRDDWDVATNHKLKSTPLFSPRLGFRYWLDEPHNFLLRGGVGLFSGRIPFVWLSNNFSNTGIQLMTYNVSGNAAKDLTLVTDPHNQSAAYNQLKASGSQVVNVFAKDFKFGQTLRMNLGLDAKLLGIDWTAEVLWSKTLNDVVYKNLAYNWDGTTTVASKLGLDFDNRPYLTRMTGGTPFNGVYLLDNSSKGHTFTASLKAEKKFNFGLDLAAAYTFTQSKSVNYGGSSVAASNYNYNYTHGNPNDPEVGNSAYNIPHKITVSAFYSKDYAKHWNTNVGLIYTANSGSPYSIYYYGDFNNDGSNGNDLIYIPTDAQVDQMTFIATKAYTADQQKANMKQWLASERYLKDHRGEYFDRFAANEKFEHHFDFHFAQTYKFNYGKYTHAFTLTFDIQNVGNMFNKKWGRYQSTGASMYFSPITYNAKSNAFQFLHDGDYNMHNYSDYYSRWRAQIGLKYTF; encoded by the coding sequence ATGAAAATCAAAATCTTTGCATTGTTGACCATGCTCATGGTAGCATTTGGTCTTGATGCTCAAGTGACGAGCTCATCGCTGGCCGGCAAGGTGACCCTGTCGGACAACAACGAGGCTGTCATTGGAGCAACAGTCATAGCCACCCACATGCCTTCGGGCACCCGCTACACGGCTGTGACCAACCAGAGTGGTAACTACGCCATCCAGGGCATGCGCGTAGGCGGCCCCTACACGGTAACGATTTCCTACATCGGCTACGAGACCAAGACCCTCGACAAGATTTACTTGACCCTGGGTGAAACCTACGATGCCGACGCCAACCTCTCGCTGAGCTCGCAACAGCTCCAGGAAGTGGTGGTCACAGGCAAGAGCGGTATCGACGCCACCAAGACTGGCGCAGCCATGGCATTCACTGCAGCCGACATCGCCCGCGTGCCCTCGATCGACCACAGTGTTGCCGACGCCACACGTCTGAACCCCTTTGTCAACATCTCGCAATCGGGTGCAATGACCTTCAACGGCGTGAGCAACCGCTACAATAGCTTCATGGTCGACGGTGCAGTCAACAACGATGTGTTTGGCCTCACGAGCAACGGCCAGAACGGCGGCCAAGCCGGCACACAGCCCATTTCGATGGAGACCGTCGATCAAATCCAGGTGCAAGTTGCACCCTTCGACGTGCGCCAATCGGGCTTCACCGGCGGATCGATCAACGCCATCACCAAGAGCGGCACCAACATGTTCCACGGCTCGGTCTACGGCGACTGGCGCAACCAGGACCTCATCGGCGAGAAATATAAATTGATGAACGGCAAAACCTCGGAGAAATACCAGCACGAGAAAACCTATCACTATGGTGTGACCCTGGGCGGTCCCATCATCAAAGACAAACTGTTTTTCTTTGCCAACTACGAGAAAGCCAACGACGAGTACAACAACCCCTACAAGCTGGGCAGCTCAACATCGAGAATCGACGGCGAGGTAGCGCAACAGCTCCTCTCGGCACTGCAGGCCAAGGGCTACACGGGCACGTTCAACAACCCCGACAACTACACCAAGAGCGACAAGGGCGGCTTCAAGCTCGACTGGAACATCAACGACAAGAACAAGCTCACCCTGGGCTGGCGCATCGTGTCGGCCAAGCAGCTCAACAGCAACTCCACGGCCGGCAGCCTCAACGCCACCGACTACCAGTATGACTTCAAGAGTGTGACCAACTCATTCACTGCCGAGTTGCACAGCAACATCAACCAGAACTGGGCCAACGAGGCCTTGCTGAGCTATGTGCGTGTGCGCGACTCGCGCAATCCTCACGGTGTGTTCCCCATGATTCAGATCTCGGGCGTGGGCAACGGCAACGTGGTCTTCGGCACCGAGCGTTCGAGCTGCGCCAATGGCTTGAACCAAGACGTGTGGTCGTTTACCGACAACGTGAACTACTATCGCGGCAACCACACCTTCACCTTTGGCACCCACGAGGAGTTCTACAAGTTTAAGAACCTCTTCATCCAAGACAACTACGGCACCTACTACTTTGCAAGCCCCGACGACTTCTATGCAGCACTCAACGGCGAGACTGGCCACGTGAAGCAATACCGCTACGGCCAGGCCAACACCGACGTGACTGGCGACCCGCGCTGGTGGGCAAGCTTCAGCGCCGGCCAGATGGGCTTCTATGCTCAAGACCAGTGGCGTGCCAGCCGCGACCTCACCCTCACCTACGGTCTGCGCGTCGACATCCCCTTGTTCTTCGACACACCCAGCGAGAACAAGACCTTCAACGACTTTGCACAAAGCATGACCGCCAACACCGCCATCTCGCAAGACGTGCGCGACGACTGGGACGTGGCTACCAACCATAAGCTCAAGAGCACTCCGCTCTTCTCGCCACGTCTGGGCTTCCGCTACTGGCTCGACGAGCCCCACAACTTCCTGTTGCGCGGCGGCGTGGGTCTGTTCTCGGGCCGCATCCCGTTTGTGTGGCTGAGCAACAACTTCTCCAACACCGGCATCCAGCTCATGACCTACAACGTGTCGGGCAACGCTGCCAAGGACCTGACCCTTGTCACCGACCCGCACAACCAGAGTGCAGCCTACAACCAGCTCAAGGCCAGTGGATCGCAAGTGGTGAACGTGTTTGCCAAGGACTTCAAGTTTGGCCAGACTCTGCGCATGAACCTGGGTCTCGATGCAAAACTGCTGGGCATCGACTGGACAGCCGAGGTGCTGTGGTCGAAGACCCTGAACGACGTAGTGTACAAGAACCTCGCCTACAACTGGGACGGCACCACTACCGTTGCCAGCAAACTCGGTCTTGACTTCGACAACCGTCCTTACCTGACCCGCATGACCGGCGGCACTCCCTTCAACGGCGTGTATCTGCTCGACAACAGCAGCAAGGGTCACACCTTCACCGCCAGCCTCAAGGCCGAGAAGAAGTTCAACTTCGGTCTCGACCTGGCCGCTGCCTACACCTTCACACAATCTAAGAGCGTGAACTACGGCGGCAGCTCGGTTGCAGCCTCCAACTACAACTACAACTACACCCACGGCAATCCTAACGATCCCGAGGTGGGCAACAGCGCCTACAACATACCTCACAAGATCACCGTGTCGGCCTTCTACAGCAAGGACTATGCCAAGCACTGGAACACCAACGTGGGCCTCATCTACACGGCCAACAGCGGTTCGCCCTACTCGATCTACTACTACGGCGACTTCAACAACGACGGCAGCAACGGCAACGACCTGATCTACATTCCTACCGACGCCCAAGTCGACCAGATGACCTTCATCGCTACCAAGGCCTACACAGCCGACCAGCAGAAGGCCAACATGAAGCAGTGGCTGGCCAGCGAGCGCTACCTCAAGGATCACCGCGGCGAGTACTTCGACCGTTTTGCAGCCAACGAGAAGTTTGAGCACCACTTCGACTTCCACTTTGCACAGACCTACAAGTTCAACTACGGCAAGTACACCCACGCCTTCACCCTCACCTTCGACATCCAGAACGTGGGCAACATGTTCAACAAGAAGTGGGGCCGCTACCAGTCGACAGGTGCCTCGATGTACTTCAGCCCCATCACCTACAATGCTAAGAGCAATGCATTCCAGTTCTTGCACGACGGTGACTACAACATGCACAACTACAGTGACTACTACAGCCGCTGGCGTGCCCAAATTGGCTTGAAGTACACCTTCTAA